The following nucleotide sequence is from Streptomyces pactum.
GAGCTCCAGGAGGCGGTGCGGGTGCTCACCGCGGTCTCCCGGGTGTGCGCCGCCGCGCTCGGCGACGCCCACCCCACGACCCTGGCCAGCCGCTACTGGCACGGGGTGTGCCTGGCCCGGCTGGGCGCCGGCGGCCCCGCCCTGGCGCTGTTCGCGCAGGTCAACAGCTACCTGGACACAAGGAGGTACGGCGAGGATGGGTGAGCCCGTGACGGTGGCGGTGGGCGACCGGCACCACCCGGCGGACACCGAGGACGAGCTGCGCTCCCTGCTGCGCTGGCTGGACCGGGACGAGTCGCTCCGGGACCGGGTGCGCGGCCGGATACGGGGCAACCGGGCGCCGGAGCCGGGCGCGATGGGCGCCGGTTTCGACATCCTCCAGCTCACCATCGGCTCCGGGCTGTCCGTCGGCGCGCTCGTCGTCTCCGTCCTCCAGTGGCGCGACGCCCGGCGCACCCGGCCGGTGCTCACCCTGCGCCGCGGCGGGGTGGAGGTGGTGGTCCCGGCCGACGGCACGGCCGACGAGGAGACCGTACGGCGCGTGGTGGCGCTGCTCGGGGAGGGAGCCGGCCCGGGCCCGGCCGGCACCGTCCCACCGGACACCTCCCCGGCCCCGGCCGGCACCGGCGACGGCGGGGGCGACGGCGGGGCCGGGGAGCCCGACGGCGGTGACCGGCGCGGCGGCGGCGGACGCGGGGACGACGGCGGCGAGGGAGGAGGGGGCACGTGGTGACGGCGACGGCGGTCCCGGGCGGAACGGCGGCGGTGGTGCCGGCACAGGCGACGGCGGGGCCGGCGGCGGCGGGGGACGCGGCGGCGATGACCCGGCTGCCTGACCCGGACGCCTCCCGGGCGGTCCTCATCGGCACCGCCGCGTACCAGCACCTGGACCAGCTCCCGGCGGTCGCCGCCAACCTCCGCGACCTCGCCGACACGCTCGGCGACGCCCTGCTGTGGGGGCTCCCCCGGGAGCACTGCGCGCAGGTCATGGACCCGGCCGACGCCGCGGCCATGCTCGACCCGGTCCACCAGGCCGGTGAGGCGGCGTCGGACACCCTGCTGGTGTACTTCGCCGGCCACGGGCTGCGCGACCCCGACTCCGCCGACCTCTACCTCGGCCTGAACGGGTCGCGGGAGCACGCCGGGTACACCGCGGTCGCCTACGAGCACCTGCGGGCGGCGGTGCGCGCCTCCCGCGCCCGCCGCCGGATCGTGGTGCTCGACTGCTGTTTCAGCGGCCGGGCCGCCCGGGCGCTGAGCGGCTCCGGGGACGCCCTCGCCGCCCAGCTGGCGGTCGCCGGCGCCTATGTGCTCACCGCCTCCCCCCGGGACCGGGTGGCCCTCGCCCCGGACGGCGAACCGCACACCGCCTTCACCGGGGAGCTGCTGGGCGTCCTGCGGCAGGGCCTCCCCGACGGGCCCGAGCTGATCGACCTGGACACCCTGTACCGGGTGCTCGGCGAGCGGCTGAGGTCGAAGAACCGGCCGCTGCCGCAGCGCAGCCAGGAGAACGACATCGGCCGCCTCCCGCTGGTGCGCAACCGGGCCCGGGCCGACGACCGCGGCCCGGCCGGACCGGTGCTGGAGTCGGAGGTGCGCGCCGCGATGGTCTCCACCGGGCTCGGCCTCGCCCGGACGCTGCGCGCCGCCGGCCGCAACCGGGACGCCTTACCGGTGCTGCGGCTGGCGCTCACCGAGCGGGCGCCCGGGGGCATGGGCAGCACCTTCGCGGTCCAGCTGGAGCTGTCGGAGCTGCTCGCCGACACCGGCCGCAGCCGGGAGGCCATCGAGGTCCTGGAGCAGGCGTTCCACCACACCCGCACCACGCAGGGGCCCGAGGCGGTCCTGGTCTGCCGGCGGCTGGCCGCGCTGCTCCAGGAGTCCGGCAACCACATCCAGGCGTGCGAGGTCCTCAAGCACGCGCTGGACCTGGCCGAGAACGCCGGAGCGGCCCCGGCCCGCGACACACCTCCGGTGCGCGCGGTGCCGAGGCCGCTCCCGTACGGCCCGCCGGCCGGCCACGGAGGGCCGGACGCGGTCAGCCGCCGAACTCCTGCAGGCCCTTGAGCGCCTGGTCCAGCAGCGCCTGCCGGCCCTCCAGCTCCTTGGTGAGCTTCTCCGCCTTGGCGTCGTTGCCGGCCGCGCGGGCCGCGTCGATCTGGCCGCGCAGCTTGTCCACCGCGTCCTGGAGCTGACCGGTCAGGCCCGCGGCCCGTGCCCGCGCCTCAGGGTTGGTGCGCCGCCACTCCGCCTCCTCGGCCTCCTGGATGGCGCGCTCCACCGCGTGCATCCGGCCCTCGATCCTCGGCCGGGCGTCCCGCGGCACGTGGCCGATGGCCTCCCACCGCTCGTTGATCGCGCGGAACGCCGCCCGGGCCGCCTTCAGGTCCGTCACCGGGAGCAGCTTCTCGGCCTCGGCGGCCAGCTCCTCCTTGCGGGTGAGGTTCTCCCGCTGCTCGGCGTCCCGCTCGGCGAAGACCCCGCTGCGGGCCTGGAAGAACACGTCCTGGGCGCCGCGGAAGCGGTTCCACAGGTCGTCCTCGGCCTCCCGCTGGGCGCGGCCGGCCGCCTTCCACTCCGCCATCAGCTCCCGGTACCGGGCGGCGGTCGCCCCCCAGTCGGTGGAGCCGGAGAGCGCCTCGGCCTCGGCGACCAGCCGCTCCTTGACCCGGCGGGCCTCCTCGCGCTGCGCGTCCAGCGACGCGAAGTGCGCCTTGCGGCGCTTGGAGAACGCCGACCGCGCGTGCGAGAACCGGTGCCACAGCTCGTCGTCGGACTTCCGGTCCAGCCGGGGCAGCCCCTTCCAGGTGTCCACCAGGGCCCGCAGCCGCTCGCCGGCCACCCGCCACTGGTCGCTGGCCGCCAGCTCCTCGGCCTCGGCGACCAGCGCCTCCTTGGCCTTGCGGGCCTCCTCCGCCTGCCGGGCCCGGGCCGCCTTGCGCGCCTCGCGGCGGGACTCCACGTCGGCCACCAGCTTGTCGAGCCGCTCGGCCAGGGCCTCCAGGTCGCCGACCGCGTGGTGCTCGTCCACCTGGGTGCGCAGGTGCTCGATGGCGGCCATCGCGTCCTTGGCGGACAGGTCGGTGGTCCTGACTCGGCGCTCCAGGAGGCCGATCTCGACGACCAGGCCCTCGTACTTGCGCTCGAAGTAGGCGAGGGCCTCATCGGGAGAGCCCGCCTGCCACGACCCGACGACCTTCTCGCCGTCCGCCGTACGCACGTACACGGTCCCCGTCTCATCGACGCGGCCCCATGGGTCGCTGCTCACAGCGCCTCCTCCACATGATGCCGGGCGGGCGCGCGGCCCGCGGGCATCGTCCACAGTTTCCTCCGGCAGGGGCCGCGCCCCGACCGGTCCGACGAGCTGCCGTCACACCGGCCGGCGGCCGGTGTGCGGTGATCGTGCAGGGCGGCAGCCGTCGTCAGCAGGCACTCTGCACAACGCCAACATAGGCGACCGGCGGCCCGGCTGTCCGCATCCAGCGCGACCCAATCAGTCCTTGGTGACCGAGATCTTCTCCACGGCCACGGGCAGCTCGGGGGCGCCGTCGCCGCCACCGCCCGCGACGCCCGCCGCGCCGACCTTCCGCACGGTCTCCAGCCCGCCGGCGTCCATCGTCCCGAAGGGGGTGAAGGTGGGGGTGAGCCGGCTGTCCTTGTAGACCAGGAAGAACTGGCTGCCGCCGCTGTCCGGCCGGCTGGTGTTGGCCATCGCCACGGTGCCCGCGGGGAAGGTGACCTTGCCGTCCTTGCCGGGCTTGCCCAGACCGCCGAGGTTCTCGTCCGGGATGGTGTACCCGGGGTTCCCCATGCCGGTGCCCTGCGGGTCGCCGCACTGCAGCACATGGATGTTCTGCGTGGTGAGGCGGTGGCAGGTGGTGCGGTCGAAGTACCCCTCGTCCGCCAGCTTCTTGAAGGAGTTGACGGTCCGCGGCGTCTTCGCCGCGTCCATGGCGATCCGGATGTCCCCCCGGTCGGTCTTGACGGTCATCGTGTACCGGGCCTTGGTGTCGACGGCCATCGGCGGCTCGGACCGGGTGGGAGTCGGCGTGGGCTCCGTGCGCTCGTCGCTCCCGCCGCCGTCGCCGCCGAGCGCGCCGGCCGCGGCCACCGCCGCACCGGCCCCCATCGCCACCACGATCACCCCGGCGATCGCCGCGTTGCGGCGGCGGACCTTGCGCCGGGCCGCCTCGCGCCGCATCTCCTGCCGTTCGGCCTTCTCGCGCGCGAGCTGCCGCCGCCGCTTGTCGTTGCTGACCACCGGATCGTTCCTCCACCTGACGCTCGACCGGTCACCTCGCCGTACCGTATACGGGTTCGCCCGGTGCGGACCGGCGCCGGTAGGCTCTTGGGCACTGCTGGAGATCTCCCGTCGTGACGACGGGGTGACCGTGAGAGGACGATCGTGCTCATTGCCGGGTTCCCCGCCGGGGCCTGGGGGACCAACTGCTACCTGGTCGCCCCCGCCGCCGGTGAGGAGTGCGTGATCATCGACCCGGGCCACCAGGCGGCCCAGGGCGTCGAGGAGACGATCGCCAAGCATCGGCTCAAGCCCGTCGCCGTCGTCCTCACCCACGGCCACATCGACCACGTCGCCTCGGTGGTGCCGGTGTGCGGCGCGCACGACGTGCCCGCCTACATCCACCCCGCCGACCGGTTCATGATGAGCGACCCGGAGAAGGCGCTGGGCCGGTCCATCGGCATGCCGCTGATGGGCGAGCTGACCGTGGGGGAGCCGGACGATGTGCACGAACTGGCCGACGGCACCCGGCTGGAGCTGGCCGGCCTGGAGCTCACCGTCGCCCACGCGCCCGGCCATACCAAGGGGTCGGTGACCTTCCGGCTGCCCGAACAGGCGGACGTCCCGTCCGTCTTCTTCTCGGGCGACCTGCTGTTCGCCGGCTCCATCGGACGCACCGACCTGCCCGGCGGTGACATGGCCGAGATGCTCGAATCGCTGGCACGGGTGTGCCTGCCGCTCGACGACTCGACCGTGGTGCTGTCCGGCCACGGCCCCCAGACCAGCATCGGCCGCGAGCGCGCCACCAACCCGTATCTGCGGGAGGTGGCCGCCGGCCTCCCGGGCGGCGCCCCGCCGGCCGCCCCGCGACGAGGAATGTGACGAGAACTTCCGTGAGTACCTTCCAGGCCCCCAAGGGCACCTACGACCTGCTGCCGCCCGATTCCGCCACCTTCCTGGCGGTTCGCGAGGCCATCGCCGCGCCGCTGAAGCGCTCCGGGTACGGCTACGTCGAGACCCCCGGTTTCGAGAACGTCGAGCTGTTCGCCCGCGGTGTCGGTGAGTCCACCGACATCGTCACCAAGGAGATGTACACCCTCACCACCAAGGGCGGCGACGAGCTGGCGCTGCGCCCGGAGGGCACCGCCTCGGTGCTCCGCGCGGCGCTGGAGGCCAATCTGCACAAGGCCGGCAACCTGCCGGTCAAGCTCTGGTACTCCGGCTCCTACTACCGCTACGAGCGCCCGCAGAAGGGCCGCTACCGCCACTTCTCGCAGGTCGGCGCGGAGGCCATCGGGGCCGAGGACCCGGCGCTGGACGCCGAGCTGATCATCCTGGCGGCGGACGCGTACCGCTCGCTGGGCCTGCGGAACTTCCGGCTGCTGCTGAACTCGCTGGGCGACCAGCGGTGCCGGCCGGCCTACCGCGCGGCGCTCCAGGAGTTCCTGCGCGGCCTGGACCTGGACGAGGACACCCGGCGCCGGATCGAGATCAACCCGCTGCGGGTGCTGGACGACAAGCGGGAGTCGGTGCAGAAGCAGCTCACCGGCGCGCCGCTGCTCCGCGACCACCTGTGCGAGGAGTGCACCGCCTACCACGGCCAGGTGCGCGAGCTGCTGACCGCGGCCGGCGTCGCCTTCGAGGACGACCCCAAGCTGGTGCGCGGCCTGGACTACTACACCCGCACCACGTTCGAGTTCGTCCACGACGGCCTGGGCTCGCAGTCCGCGGTCGGCGGCGGCGGGCGGTACGACGGCCTGTCGGAGATGATCGGCGGCCCCGCGCTGCCGTCGGTGGGCTGGGCGCTGGGCGTGGACCGGACCGTGCTGGCGCTGGCCGCCGAGGGCATCGAGCTGGACCTGCCGGCCGCCACCAGCGTGTACGCGGTGCCGCTCGGCGAGGAGGCCCGCCGGGTGCTCTTCGGCCAGGTCACCGCGTTGCGGCGGGCCGGGATCGCCACCGACTTCGCGTTCGGCGGCCGCGGCCTGAAGGGCGCGATGAAGGGTGCCAACCGCTCCGGCGCCCGGTTCGCCGTGATCGCCGGCGAGCGGGACCTGGCCGAGGGCGTGGTGCAGCTGAAGGACCTGGAGTCCGGGGAGCAGGGCCCGGTGCCCCTCGCCGACCTGGTCACCGAGGTGCGCACCCGGCTGGGCTGACCCCGCCGGGCGGCCCCCGGCCGGCGCCGGGGCCGCGGGCCGCCCGCCCCGGCGGCCCGCCCGCCGGGCACCGGCCGTCAACTCCGTGGCCGTCCGCTCACCCGCGGGACACGCAGAGCGCGGCGACCGCGACCGGGCCGGCGTCGGCACGCCAACTCGCCCCCGCCGCCGGGCCGGACGGCACCGCCCGGCCCTTATGTCCACCGAACGCCCGGCCGGGCACCATGACGCATGGCCGCCGAGGGGCGGCCGTGCGGCCCCGCCGTGGGGCACAATGACCGTGCCCGGCAGGGCTACGGCTAACGGACGTGCGGCTCCGCCGCCTGGCTGCGGGAGCGACGGAACGGGATATGGCGACGACACTGGTGGACGGCGTGGACACGGACCAGGCACAGGGCGGCGCGCCGCGTGCGGTCGGGAGCGGGCGCGCGATGGCGCTGCTGCTCGTGATCACCGGTGCGCTCGGACTGCTGGCGTCCTGGGTCATCACCCTCGACAAGAACAAGATCCTCGAATATGCGGCCGAGGACAAGATCTTCACCCCCGGCTGCAGCCTCAACCCGGTCGTCTCCTGCGGCAACATCATGGAGAGCGACCAGGCGGAGGCGTTCGGCTTCCCCAACCCGATGCTGGGGCTGGTCGCCTACGGCATCGTGATCTGCGTGGGGGTGTCGCTGCTGGCCGGCGCCCGGTTCCCGCGCTGGTACTGGCTCACCTTCAACGCCGGCTGCCTGTTCGGCGTGGCGTTCTGCACCTGGCTGCAGTACCAGTCGCTGTACGTCATCGGTTCGCTGTGCCTGTGGTGCTGCCTCGCCTGGGCCGCCACGATCGTGATGTTCTGCTACGTGACCGGCTACAACCTCAAGCACGGATACCTGCCGGCGCCGGACGGCCTCAAGCGCGGGCTGCTGGAGTTCCACTGGGTGGTGCCGGTGCTGTGGCTGGCCACCATCGGCATGCTGATCCTCACCAGGTGGTGGGACTTCTGGACCGGCGGCCAGGCCTGACCCCGGCCGGGCCCGGCGGCGGCCCGGCGGCACCGTCGGTGCCGTGACATAGGCTTCCCACGTGGAGCCAGATCTGTTCACCGCCGCCGCCGAGGCCCGCCAGGAGAAGGACCCGGCGGGCAGCCCGCTCGCCGTCCGGATGCGTCCGCGCACCCTCGACGAGGTCGTCGGCCAGAGCCACCTGCTGCGGCCCGGATCGCCGCTGCGACGGCTCGTGCAGAGGTCCGAGGGCCCGGCCGGGCCGTCCTCGGTGATCCTGTGGGGACCGCCGGGCATCGGCAAGACGACCCTGGCCTACGTGGTCAGCCGGGCCACCGACAAGCGCTTCGTGGAGCTGTCGGCGATCACCGCCGGGGTCAAGGAGGTGCGCGCGGTCATCGACGGCGCCCGCCGCTCCTCGGGGGCGTACGGCCGCGACACCGTGCTGTTCCTCGACGAGATCCACCGGTTCAGCAAGGCGCAGCAGGACTCCCTGCTGCCCGCCGTGGAGAACCGCTGGGTCACCCTCATAGCGGCCACCACCGAGAACCCGTACTTCTCGGTGATCTCGCCGCTGCTCTCCCGCTCCCTGCTGCTCACCCTGGAGCCGCTCACCGACGACGACCTGCGCGGACTGCTGCGCCGGGCGCTGACCGAGGAGCGCGGGCTGGGCGGCGCGGTGACGCTGCCCGAGGACGCCGAGACCCATCTGCTGCGGATCGCGGGCGGGGACGCCCGCCGGGCGCTGACCGCCCTGGAGGCGGGGGGCGGGGGGCGGCGCTGGCCAAGGGGGAGGCGGAGATCACGCTCGCCACCCTGGAGGAGGCCGTCGACCGGGCCGCGGTGAAGTACGACCGCGCCGGCGACCAGCACTACGACGTGGCGAGCGCGCTCATCAAGTCGATCCGCGGCTCCGACGTGGACGCCGCCCTGCACTACCTGGCGCGGATGATCGAGGCGGGGGAGGACCCCCGGTTCATCGCCCGCCGGCTGATGATCTCGGCGAGCGAGGACATCGGGCTGGCCGATCCCACCGCGCTGCCCACCGCGGTGGCCGCGGCGCAGGCGGTGGCGCTCATCGGGTTCCCGGAGGCGGCGCTCACCCTCAGCCACGCCACCATCGCGCTCGCCCTGGCCCCGAAGTCCAACTCCGCGACCACCGCCATCGGCGCGGCGCTGGAGGACGTCCGCAAGGGGCTCGCCGGACCGGTGCCCGCGCACCTGCGGGACGGCCACTACCAGGGCGCGAAGAAGCTCGGCCACGCCCAGGGCTACCTCTACCCGCACGACCTGCCCGGCGGCATCGCGGCCCAGCAGTACGCGCCCGACGCGCTGCACGGCAAGCGGTACTACGAGCCCACCCGGTACGGCGCGGAGGCCCGCTACGCGGAGGTGGTGGAGCGGGTCCGGCGGCGGCTGCGCGGTGACCGGCCGGACCAGGGCGAGACCCCGTAGGGCGATCGGGGCGGGACGCGGCGGCGCGCGACGCCGACGACCCCGGTGCGAGAGCGGCGAGGCGGTGCCCGGGGGCGCCGGCCGCCCCGCGGCAGCGGTCCGGAGGCTGCCCCGCGGGTATCCGACCGGCCGCGCGGGCCGGGCGGCGGGCGGCGCCGGTCCCGGGCGGCCGGCACCGGGCCCGCGGGGGTGTCACTCCGCGGCGGTGGTGAACAGCGCCCGCATCGCCCGCCGCAGCCCGGTGACGTCCCGGACCGGCTCGGGGAAGTCGAAGCGGGCGTCGAAGGGCGGCAGTCCGGAACCGGCGAACCGCACCCGCAGCCCGAAGCGGTCCAGGGCCAGCGGAACCGCCGTACCGGTGCCGCAGGCCCGCTCGCCCAGCAGCCGGCACAGCGAGCGGACCTGGTCGCCGTGGGCGGCGTGCAGGTGCTGGAGCAGTTCCGCCTCGTGCGGGGCGAGCGGGTCGGGGCGGGCCGCGGCGAACTCGTCCGGCTCCACCTGCCCGGCGCCCCACAGATCGTCCACGCACGCCTCGCCGACCTCCAGCCGCAGCAGGGACCGGGCCGGGACCGGCACGTCCGGCCCGTCCGTCGGCAGGTGTCCCGCCGGGTGCTGCCCGGCGAGCAGGGCGTGCGCCGCCTCGTCCCCCGGCGGCACGGGCGTCACCCAGCCGGCGATCTCCGCACGGGCGCGGATGCGGTGCGGTACCGTAACCGGCGCGACGTCAGTGATTTCCATCACACAGGGCAGTTCGTCGTCCTGGGCGTGGGCCGCGGCCCGGGCCACCACGGAGCGGCCGAACACCAGCAAAATCAGGTCCCCTTGGGGCGTGACGGCGCGTGCCAGGGGTTCGAGGTCGACACGATCGCCCTCGCCCCCGATTCCGGGAATCGTCAGGGACGCCGTAGCCTTGGAGTCCACGAGAGTACGTACACGCTCCGCCGCTGTGGGCCGCGGGGCGTCTTCCACGGGACGCGGCTGACCCTTCGCAGCGCTCTGACCAGGGCTGGGCAGGGGGATCCCAGGTCGAATCATGCGTTACTCCTCGGATAAGGTAAGGCTCACCTAACTTACATGGAGGTTCGTTCCACGTGAACCAGTCGCGTCCCAAGGTCAAGAAGTCGCGTGCGCTCGGCATCGCGCTGACCCCCAAGGCCGTCAAGTACTTCGAGGCCCGCCCCTACCCGCCGGGTGAGCACGGCCGTGGCCGCAAGCAGAACAGTGACTACAAGGTC
It contains:
- a CDS encoding effector-associated constant component EACC1, which encodes MGEPVTVAVGDRHHPADTEDELRSLLRWLDRDESLRDRVRGRIRGNRAPEPGAMGAGFDILQLTIGSGLSVGALVVSVLQWRDARRTRPVLTLRRGGVEVVVPADGTADEETVRRVVALLGEGAGPGPAGTVPPDTSPAPAGTGDGGGDGGAGEPDGGDRRGGGGRGDDGGEGGGGTW
- a CDS encoding caspase family protein, whose amino-acid sequence is MVTATAVPGGTAAVVPAQATAGPAAAGDAAAMTRLPDPDASRAVLIGTAAYQHLDQLPAVAANLRDLADTLGDALLWGLPREHCAQVMDPADAAAMLDPVHQAGEAASDTLLVYFAGHGLRDPDSADLYLGLNGSREHAGYTAVAYEHLRAAVRASRARRRIVVLDCCFSGRAARALSGSGDALAAQLAVAGAYVLTASPRDRVALAPDGEPHTAFTGELLGVLRQGLPDGPELIDLDTLYRVLGERLRSKNRPLPQRSQENDIGRLPLVRNRARADDRGPAGPVLESEVRAAMVSTGLGLARTLRAAGRNRDALPVLRLALTERAPGGMGSTFAVQLELSELLADTGRSREAIEVLEQAFHHTRTTQGPEAVLVCRRLAALLQESGNHIQACEVLKHALDLAENAGAAPARDTPPVRAVPRPLPYGPPAGHGGPDAVSRRTPAGP
- a CDS encoding DUF349 domain-containing protein, with the translated sequence MSSDPWGRVDETGTVYVRTADGEKVVGSWQAGSPDEALAYFERKYEGLVVEIGLLERRVRTTDLSAKDAMAAIEHLRTQVDEHHAVGDLEALAERLDKLVADVESRREARKAARARQAEEARKAKEALVAEAEELAASDQWRVAGERLRALVDTWKGLPRLDRKSDDELWHRFSHARSAFSKRRKAHFASLDAQREEARRVKERLVAEAEALSGSTDWGATAARYRELMAEWKAAGRAQREAEDDLWNRFRGAQDVFFQARSGVFAERDAEQRENLTRKEELAAEAEKLLPVTDLKAARAAFRAINERWEAIGHVPRDARPRIEGRMHAVERAIQEAEEAEWRRTNPEARARAAGLTGQLQDAVDKLRGQIDAARAAGNDAKAEKLTKELEGRQALLDQALKGLQEFGG
- a CDS encoding peptidylprolyl isomerase, producing MVSNDKRRRQLAREKAERQEMRREAARRKVRRRNAAIAGVIVVAMGAGAAVAAAGALGGDGGGSDERTEPTPTPTRSEPPMAVDTKARYTMTVKTDRGDIRIAMDAAKTPRTVNSFKKLADEGYFDRTTCHRLTTQNIHVLQCGDPQGTGMGNPGYTIPDENLGGLGKPGKDGKVTFPAGTVAMANTSRPDSGGSQFFLVYKDSRLTPTFTPFGTMDAGGLETVRKVGAAGVAGGGGDGAPELPVAVEKISVTKD
- a CDS encoding MBL fold metallo-hydrolase: MLIAGFPAGAWGTNCYLVAPAAGEECVIIDPGHQAAQGVEETIAKHRLKPVAVVLTHGHIDHVASVVPVCGAHDVPAYIHPADRFMMSDPEKALGRSIGMPLMGELTVGEPDDVHELADGTRLELAGLELTVAHAPGHTKGSVTFRLPEQADVPSVFFSGDLLFAGSIGRTDLPGGDMAEMLESLARVCLPLDDSTVVLSGHGPQTSIGRERATNPYLREVAAGLPGGAPPAAPRRGM
- the hisS gene encoding histidine--tRNA ligase translates to MSTFQAPKGTYDLLPPDSATFLAVREAIAAPLKRSGYGYVETPGFENVELFARGVGESTDIVTKEMYTLTTKGGDELALRPEGTASVLRAALEANLHKAGNLPVKLWYSGSYYRYERPQKGRYRHFSQVGAEAIGAEDPALDAELIILAADAYRSLGLRNFRLLLNSLGDQRCRPAYRAALQEFLRGLDLDEDTRRRIEINPLRVLDDKRESVQKQLTGAPLLRDHLCEECTAYHGQVRELLTAAGVAFEDDPKLVRGLDYYTRTTFEFVHDGLGSQSAVGGGGRYDGLSEMIGGPALPSVGWALGVDRTVLALAAEGIELDLPAATSVYAVPLGEEARRVLFGQVTALRRAGIATDFAFGGRGLKGAMKGANRSGARFAVIAGERDLAEGVVQLKDLESGEQGPVPLADLVTEVRTRLG
- a CDS encoding vitamin K epoxide reductase family protein — translated: MATTLVDGVDTDQAQGGAPRAVGSGRAMALLLVITGALGLLASWVITLDKNKILEYAAEDKIFTPGCSLNPVVSCGNIMESDQAEAFGFPNPMLGLVAYGIVICVGVSLLAGARFPRWYWLTFNAGCLFGVAFCTWLQYQSLYVIGSLCLWCCLAWAATIVMFCYVTGYNLKHGYLPAPDGLKRGLLEFHWVVPVLWLATIGMLILTRWWDFWTGGQA
- a CDS encoding DUF2470 domain-containing protein codes for the protein MIRPGIPLPSPGQSAAKGQPRPVEDAPRPTAAERVRTLVDSKATASLTIPGIGGEGDRVDLEPLARAVTPQGDLILLVFGRSVVARAAAHAQDDELPCVMEITDVAPVTVPHRIRARAEIAGWVTPVPPGDEAAHALLAGQHPAGHLPTDGPDVPVPARSLLRLEVGEACVDDLWGAGQVEPDEFAAARPDPLAPHEAELLQHLHAAHGDQVRSLCRLLGERACGTGTAVPLALDRFGLRVRFAGSGLPPFDARFDFPEPVRDVTGLRRAMRALFTTAAE